From Oncorhynchus mykiss isolate Arlee chromosome 6, USDA_OmykA_1.1, whole genome shotgun sequence, the proteins below share one genomic window:
- the mrpl1 gene encoding 39S ribosomal protein L1, mitochondrial, producing MATCTRIVKVLAGCQRHLLVAGGPTYKSVSPVALRHLPVRTYAAAKTFKKDKKDEKEKEEKRERKPIDNTGRHKPYGLTAWAPVDDVYVTRFYPKPVYETAVAVDMLKSFQTLDYTTMDQPVYINLKLDMKLEKKKKVDPFVSTVHLPHPFKTEVNKVAVFTENPDQVKVAQENGAAFVGGADLVQKILDDEVDADFYVAVPDMISKLLPLKNKLRKKFPKNKRGSVGVDIPKMLELFKTGHEYAVEKDAVITRVGTLDMPKEQLIANMQTVVEDVCSHRPASFGHFVERAIVSSQSSEALLFKSEELVLKTPTNKDA from the exons ATGGCAACCTGCACGAGGATTGTAAAAG TTTTAGCAGGATGCCAAAGACATCTCCTGGTGGCTGGTGGTCCAACATATAAGAGTGTTTCTCCGGTTGCACTCAGACATCTTCCTGTTAGGACCTATGCTGCCGCGAA GACATTTAAAAAAGACAAAAAagatgagaaagagaaagaagagaagagagagcggaAGCCTATAGACAACACAGGTCGTCACAAACCGTACGGGCTGACGGCGTGGGCGCCGGTGGATGACGTGTACGTGACCAGGTTCTACCCCAAGCCGGTGTACGAGACCGCGGTGGCCGTGGACATGCTGAAGAGTTTCCAGACGCTGGACTACACAACTATGGACCAGCCTGTTTATATCAACCTCAAGTTGGACATGAAGCTGGAGAAAAAG AAAAAAGTGGATCCCTTTGTCAGCACTGTTCATTTGCCTCATCCGTTCAAGACAGAAGTCAACAAAGTTGCGGTTTTCACAGAG AATCCTGATCAAGTTAAAGTAGCCCAGGAGAACGGAGCTGCGTTTGTGGGAGGGGCCGACCTTGTACAGAAA ATCTTAGATGATGAAGTGGATGCAGATTTCTACGTAGCGGTCCCAGACATGATCTCCAAACTACTGCCGTTGAAGAACAAACTGCGAAAGAAGTTCCCGAAGAACAAGAGAG GGTCGGTTGGAGTCGACATTCCCAAGATGCTGGAGTTGTTCAAGACTGGCCATGAGTATGCAGTGGAGAAGGACGCTGTCATCACTAGAGTAGGAACG CTGGACATGCCCAAGGAACAGCTTATAGCCAACATGCAGACTGTCGTCGAGGATGTCTGCTCCCACCGGCCGGCTAGCTTCG GACATTTCGTAGAGCGAGCGATCGTCAGTAGTCAGTCGAGTGAAGCCCTGCTCTTTAAGAGTGAAGAACTCGTACTGAAAACCCCAACGAATAAGGATGCTTGA